The Collimonas sp. PA-H2 genome contains a region encoding:
- a CDS encoding ABC transporter substrate-binding protein, giving the protein MKFKQILLATGFISALGVAAASSAETRTLYVGMNGGSMEKNYTSYIFPEFEKANNVKIVVVPGTSADIMAKMSAQKDKPQMHLVFLDDGVMYRAIGMGLCQKLKDAPVFKEIYPFARMANDQAVGIELGTVGIGYNKKMFDEKGWAAPTSWMDFADPKYKGKVVFQSIQSSTFGLHSFLMFNRLVGGTDKNVEPGFQKWGSTVGPNVLEYLSSSAKISEMVQTGETAIFPLTPTAIANLKAKGIPAEFATPKEGAVMLMVGACALKNNSEPELSQKLVEYLLSAGSQGKAVEYANAIPINKGVKIPESVQAKIGNVDKLMKNINTVDWDVINKERAAWNDRWGRLIER; this is encoded by the coding sequence GTGAAATTCAAACAAATTCTCCTGGCAACAGGATTCATTTCTGCATTAGGCGTCGCAGCGGCAAGCAGCGCTGAGACGCGCACGCTTTATGTCGGCATGAACGGCGGCAGCATGGAAAAAAATTACACCAGTTATATATTCCCGGAATTTGAAAAAGCCAATAACGTCAAGATCGTGGTGGTTCCCGGCACCTCCGCCGACATCATGGCCAAGATGTCGGCGCAAAAGGACAAGCCGCAAATGCACCTGGTGTTTCTCGACGATGGCGTCATGTACCGCGCGATCGGCATGGGTCTGTGCCAGAAACTGAAAGACGCTCCGGTATTCAAGGAAATCTATCCATTCGCGCGCATGGCCAATGACCAGGCGGTGGGGATAGAACTGGGCACCGTCGGCATCGGATACAACAAGAAGATGTTCGATGAAAAAGGCTGGGCCGCGCCGACGTCCTGGATGGATTTCGCCGATCCGAAATACAAGGGGAAAGTGGTGTTCCAGTCGATCCAGAGCAGCACCTTCGGCCTGCACAGCTTCCTGATGTTCAACCGCCTGGTCGGCGGCACCGACAAGAATGTCGAACCAGGTTTCCAGAAATGGGGTAGCACCGTCGGTCCCAACGTGCTTGAGTACCTGTCCAGCTCGGCGAAAATCTCGGAAATGGTGCAAACCGGCGAAACCGCCATTTTTCCGCTGACGCCGACCGCAATCGCGAATCTGAAGGCCAAGGGCATTCCGGCGGAATTCGCCACGCCGAAAGAGGGGGCTGTGATGCTGATGGTCGGCGCCTGCGCCCTGAAAAACAATTCCGAGCCGGAGCTGTCGCAGAAACTGGTGGAATACCTGCTGAGCGCTGGTTCACAGGGCAAGGCGGTGGAATATGCCAACGCCATACCGATCAACAAGGGCGTCAAGATCCCGGAATCGGTGCAAGCCAAAATCGGCAATGTCGACAAGCTGATGAAAAACATCAACACGGTCGACTGGGATGTCATCAACAAGGAACGGGCCGCCTGGAACGATCGCTGGGGCCGTTTGATCGAACGCTAA
- a CDS encoding FAD-binding oxidoreductase — protein sequence MNERLTADVAIIGGGLMGCSAALALRRMNLSVVLLEQGWCGAQASGVNYGGVRRQGRPVVQLPLSQRAYAIWQHLPQLIGSDCEYTVSGHLKLARNEAELASLEDYRGQADGFGLQLEILGRAALRQRYPWLGEKVAGGSLCPGDGHANPRLVAAAFAMAARKHGADLREGTTVESAVFEGGKFAVCATDGLEVKAKFLLNCAGAWGAKFAEQFGEQVPEYPIFPNMWVTEPMPKLVEPNVGIVGGGFYVRQVARGNFVLGGGRGMGQLAIASTRPDSAAMFASMRMACEFIPALRNALVIRNWTGVEGALPDHQPVLGPSVTTPGLFHAFGFSGAGFQLAPAVGEVLADLVVHGATATPIEAFSIARFSATS from the coding sequence ATGAACGAGCGGCTGACAGCCGACGTCGCCATCATCGGCGGCGGCCTGATGGGCTGTTCTGCGGCGCTGGCCTTGCGTCGCATGAACCTGTCGGTGGTGTTGCTGGAACAGGGCTGGTGCGGTGCGCAAGCCAGCGGCGTCAATTATGGCGGAGTGCGGCGCCAGGGGCGGCCCGTGGTGCAGCTGCCCTTGTCCCAGCGGGCTTATGCGATCTGGCAGCATTTGCCGCAACTGATAGGCAGCGACTGCGAATATACGGTTTCAGGCCATCTGAAACTGGCGCGTAACGAGGCGGAGCTGGCGTCGCTCGAAGACTACCGAGGACAAGCCGACGGCTTCGGCTTGCAGCTTGAAATCCTCGGGCGGGCAGCACTGCGCCAGCGCTATCCCTGGCTCGGCGAGAAGGTCGCCGGCGGTTCCTTGTGCCCGGGCGATGGTCACGCCAATCCACGTCTGGTGGCCGCTGCTTTTGCGATGGCGGCAAGGAAGCACGGCGCCGACCTGCGCGAAGGGACGACAGTAGAAAGCGCCGTCTTCGAGGGTGGGAAATTTGCGGTTTGCGCTACCGATGGACTGGAAGTAAAAGCGAAATTCCTGCTTAACTGCGCCGGTGCATGGGGCGCAAAATTTGCCGAACAATTTGGCGAGCAGGTGCCGGAATATCCTATTTTTCCAAACATGTGGGTGACCGAACCGATGCCGAAGCTGGTTGAACCCAACGTCGGCATCGTCGGCGGCGGCTTTTATGTGCGGCAGGTGGCAAGAGGAAATTTCGTGTTGGGAGGCGGACGAGGCATGGGGCAACTGGCGATTGCATCGACGCGGCCGGACAGCGCTGCCATGTTTGCCTCGATGAGGATGGCCTGCGAATTCATTCCTGCATTGCGAAACGCACTGGTGATTCGCAACTGGACCGGCGTCGAGGGCGCATTGCCTGACCATCAGCCGGTCCTCGGACCGAGCGTGACGACTCCTGGCTTGTTTCATGCTTTTGGCTTTTCCGGCGCCGGCTTCCAGCTGGCGCCGGCAGTGGGGGAAGTCCTGGCGGATCTGGTGGTCCATGGGGCGACGGCAACGCCTATCGAGGCTTTCAGCATCGCTAGATTCAGCGCAACAAGTTGA
- a CDS encoding FAD/NAD(P)-binding oxidoreductase — protein sequence MSEPRIVIVGAGPAGVRAAEVLVAAGLRPVLVDENQRAGGQIYRQPPAGFVRSAKQLYGFESAKADALHRTFNKLRSHINYLPDTLVWNCDGRQLDLLGHGQHQSLPYSLPYSHLILCTGAIDRVLPFPGWLLPGVYTLGAAQVALKAQGCVIGSRIVLVGSGPLLYLLAYQYAKAGASIAAVLDTSSFSGKLRATADLLKQPLTLAKGLYFLAWLRCHGVKVVEGVEKIAVSGEQKVKTISWHKNGREQTLECDAVASGFGLRSETQLADLAGCAFEFSQLNQQWLPQRDLAGRSSVKRVYLAGDGGGIAGADAAELAGKRAALALLEDLGKTIDRSESRRLDRALQRMQGFRRGLERAFPAPVAWARECADEEIICRCEEITAGELRRAVNHAGTLEMNRLKALTRVGMGRCQGRVCGAAAAEILACSAGKSLAEIGRLRGQPPIKPFPVAVGVALSPARETS from the coding sequence ATGAGTGAGCCGCGGATCGTGATTGTCGGCGCCGGCCCGGCTGGCGTGCGTGCTGCCGAGGTGCTGGTGGCTGCCGGCTTGCGGCCCGTGCTTGTCGATGAAAACCAGCGTGCCGGCGGCCAGATATATCGCCAGCCGCCTGCCGGCTTCGTGCGCTCGGCAAAACAGCTGTACGGTTTCGAATCGGCCAAGGCGGATGCGCTGCATCGAACATTCAACAAACTGCGCAGCCATATCAATTATCTGCCCGATACCCTGGTGTGGAATTGCGACGGCCGCCAGCTGGACCTGCTGGGCCATGGCCAGCACCAGTCTTTACCTTATTCTTTGCCCTATTCGCATCTGATCTTATGCACCGGCGCCATCGATCGGGTTTTGCCTTTCCCCGGCTGGCTTTTACCCGGCGTGTATACCCTGGGGGCAGCCCAGGTTGCGCTGAAAGCGCAGGGCTGCGTGATCGGCAGCCGTATCGTCCTGGTCGGCTCCGGACCCTTGCTTTACCTGCTTGCCTATCAATATGCGAAAGCCGGCGCCAGCATTGCGGCAGTGCTGGATACTTCTTCTTTTTCCGGCAAGCTGCGGGCGACAGCCGATCTGTTGAAACAACCGCTCACTTTAGCCAAGGGTTTGTATTTTCTCGCGTGGCTGCGCTGTCATGGCGTCAAGGTGGTGGAGGGCGTGGAAAAAATTGCTGTCTCGGGCGAGCAAAAAGTAAAAACCATTTCCTGGCATAAGAATGGCCGGGAACAAACGCTGGAGTGCGACGCGGTTGCCAGCGGTTTCGGCCTGCGTTCGGAAACCCAGCTGGCCGACCTGGCGGGCTGCGCGTTCGAATTCAGCCAGCTTAATCAGCAATGGCTGCCGCAGCGCGACTTGGCCGGGCGCAGCAGCGTCAAGAGGGTATATCTTGCGGGCGACGGCGGCGGTATCGCCGGCGCCGACGCCGCTGAACTGGCGGGAAAGCGCGCCGCCCTGGCTTTACTTGAAGATTTGGGAAAGACCATCGACCGGAGCGAGAGCAGGCGTCTTGATCGTGCATTGCAACGCATGCAGGGGTTTCGGCGCGGACTGGAGCGCGCATTTCCGGCCCCTGTCGCGTGGGCGCGCGAGTGCGCCGATGAAGAAATCATTTGCCGCTGCGAAGAAATCACAGCGGGCGAGTTGCGCCGTGCCGTGAACCATGCCGGCACGCTTGAAATGAACCGCCTGAAAGCGCTGACCCGGGTTGGCATGGGGCGCTGCCAGGGGCGGGTTTGCGGTGCCGCCGCCGCTGAAATCCTGGCTTGCAGCGCCGGCAAATCGCTGGCGGAAATTGGACGCCTGCGCGGGCAGCCGCCGATCAAGCCGTTTCCGGTGGCGGTCGGCGTGGCGCTGAGTCCGGCACGGGAAACCTCATGA
- a CDS encoding (2Fe-2S)-binding protein: MTLFTRIAETQREPVSFSLDGRSVTALAGDTVLTAVLTQADRLRMSEFSGKPRAGFCLIGACQDCWMRTEDGQPLRACSTEIQAGMRLLTAVPGASHE, encoded by the coding sequence ATGACGTTATTTACCAGAATCGCAGAGACACAACGCGAACCCGTCAGCTTTTCGCTGGATGGCCGCAGCGTCACCGCGTTGGCAGGCGACACCGTCTTGACGGCGGTACTGACGCAGGCGGACCGCTTGCGCATGTCTGAATTCAGCGGCAAGCCGCGCGCCGGCTTTTGCCTGATCGGCGCTTGCCAGGATTGCTGGATGCGCACCGAAGACGGGCAGCCGCTGCGCGCTTGCAGCACCGAAATCCAGGCCGGCATGCGGCTGCTGACTGCGGTTCCGGGAGCCTCGCATGAGTGA